DNA from Paraburkholderia sp. PGU19:
ACGCACCACGCATTTAGGAGACACACATGCGTACTCAAGTCGGCATCATCGGCGCCGGTCCTGCTGGACTGCTTCTTTCCCATCTTCTCCATCTGCAAGGTATCGATTCCGTCGTGCTCGAATCGCGCGGCCGCGAGCAGATCGAATCGACGATACGCGCAGGCGTGCTCGAACAGGGCACGATGGATCTGCTCACGGAAACAGGCGTGGGCGAGCGCATGAAAGCAGAAGGCGCGCTGCATCATGGTTTCGAACTCGCATTCGAAGGCAAGCGCCGCCGTATCGATCTCACCGACCTCACGGGCAAAGCGATTACGGTGTATGCACAGCACGAAGTCATCAAGGATCTCGTCGCGGCACGGGTGGCGGCGCAAGGCGCGCTGAAATTCGAAGTGTCGGACGTGTCGCTGCACGGTATCGACGGCACGACGCCCACTATTCGCTATCGCCATCAAGGCGAGGCGCACGAGCTGCAATGCGATTTCATCATTGGCTGCGACGGCTCTCAGGGCATTTCGCGCAATGCGATACCCGAAGCACTGCGCCGCGATTATCAGCGCGTGTATCCGTTCGGCTGGTTCGGCATTCTGGTCGAAGCACCGCCTTCATCGGATGAATTGATCTATGCACGCCATGAGCGCGGTTTTGCACTCGTCAGCACCCGTTCGCCGAATGTGCAGCGCATGTACTTCCAATGCGATCCGAAAGATACCGCCGACAACTGGTCGGATGATCGAATCTGGGCTGAAATGCATGCGCGCGTCGACTCCGACGACGGCCACAAGGTTGTAGAAGGCAAGATCTTCCAGAAGAACATTGTGGGCATGCGCAGCTTCGTATCGACGACGATGCAGCACGGCCGCCTGTTCCTTGCGGGCGACGCCGCGCATATCGTGCCGCCCACAGGCGCCAAAGGCCTGAATCTGGCCGTTTCCGACGTGCGCATTCTGTCCGACGCATTGCGCGCGTTCTACAAGGAAGACCGCAACGACTTGCTCAATAGCTATAGCGAAACGGCGCTCAAGCGCATCTGGCGCGCAGA
Protein-coding regions in this window:
- a CDS encoding 4-hydroxybenzoate 3-monooxygenase encodes the protein MRTQVGIIGAGPAGLLLSHLLHLQGIDSVVLESRGREQIESTIRAGVLEQGTMDLLTETGVGERMKAEGALHHGFELAFEGKRRRIDLTDLTGKAITVYAQHEVIKDLVAARVAAQGALKFEVSDVSLHGIDGTTPTIRYRHQGEAHELQCDFIIGCDGSQGISRNAIPEALRRDYQRVYPFGWFGILVEAPPSSDELIYARHERGFALVSTRSPNVQRMYFQCDPKDTADNWSDDRIWAEMHARVDSDDGHKVVEGKIFQKNIVGMRSFVSTTMQHGRLFLAGDAAHIVPPTGAKGLNLAVSDVRILSDALRAFYKEDRNDLLNSYSETALKRIWRAEHFSYWMTRMMHRLDDASPFEQQLQVAELEHVTTSRSAAISMAENYVGAVPV